From the genome of Rattus rattus isolate New Zealand chromosome 6, Rrattus_CSIRO_v1, whole genome shotgun sequence:
CAGCTCCATAAGAGCAGGTGCTACCTGCATGTGTTGTGAGGAACGTAGggaagcttcctctgtgatccagctgctgctgctgccaaaGGCCCTGGCCCACTTGTTTGGGAAAGGTATCATCAGGGGCCCACAGATATGAGAAAGTGGCTTCCGGGGCTACAAAACCCAAAGTCTGGAACCAGCACTGTGGGACCTAAGACAGGTTTCCTTCTACATTTTCCATGTTGAGGTGCATGGTTAATGATGACACAGATTCCAGCCTCACCTGTACATGGGAATATGGAAGGGTCCAAATCCACCCCGTATCTACTGAACTACTGGAGCCAGTGGTTCAGGCGTCACCCGCACCCATCCTATGGGTCGTAGGGAAAGTTTTCCTCACATTCGTGGCTCTGAAAGCCTTAGTTGCTGGTGCCTCAAACTTGGTGTCAATTATATATGCCCCATAGGCCCTGGGAATAGCATTTGGTACCACCGTGATAATGACTGCTACCACAAGCCCAGTGCCATCAGTACCGAAATCTGTGGGCCCGGCATATACATACCTTTGAAAGCTCATGTCCACTGCATAAACTATCTTCATAAACCCATGCAGTCTAGGCTCTTAAGACATTCATAAACACCGCTCACGTtgattaaagattttttttgaaaaccatAAAGACTAcgttttttaatttctctataaTTAAACTAACGTACCTACTTAAATGGCACAATCAAATGACATCATACCCTATGTGAACAACAACAAGACATTCTCctaccaatctttttttttttttttttttttttttttgcgtttcATCATTTATTTAGATGTTGAAGCTCTCACACTAAGTTTTTACAAGCTAGTGAACACTGACAAACTATTTCTCCCACAGAACTATAACCACACATTCCCAGACAGTATAAATATATGGTTGAACTAACATTAATACACATCACCATTTTATCGattacataataaaacaaatgatcaaGTATCCAATTATTGTTACATAGCTCAAAAGGCGTATAAAATATTTCTGCTCAGTTCACTAGCAGATCCCACTTTTACTTTTTTGCAAGAggttgggaagagaaggggaaaaccaTAATTCAAACAAGTTGGAAAACCTCAGATAGGTATGGAAAACACAAGAATTTCAGAAATTTTGATTAAGTGGTTAGCTACAACAATGTATCTCTCTAcgtcttaaaaatatttactaaattaaaGAGCATACTCTACATGTTCTGCACAAGACAAAGGCAACatattactaaaaatatttaatagcctcctctcctttcttgttcAGGCCCTCCCTGTCAGGTTGCACCCGAGTGCAAACATTAAATTAACTATAAGGCTTTTTGTCTGGAGACATTATTGAAGATATGTGCTTCTGTAACAAAGTTGATTTTCAAATGGAGGTTTCCCAAAACAGcacaaaataagacagagacaTTAAATAATCATTGCAagacttagtttttaaaaaaaaaaaaaaaaaaaaaaaaaaaaaaaaaaaaaaagatggctaaGCAAACCTGATGTATTCTGGTGTAAGTGTGGGAGATGTAAACATAGAGTGAGCAGGCAGATAACAAGAGAAGCCCTGCGGTGTTTGAAATGACTGAAGGAATACACCATGGAAGGTCTGGAGAGTTCTTAGTTCTTGGAATTTTGGTTCTGTATGATGCTAAAAATATACAAGTATTGTGCTGGGTATTTTGGCACCTAATCCTTCTAAATTCCTTATAGACTAATAATATTCTGGCACAGGAGTACATTTAATGACATTACTCAATACCTTATTTTAGGAAAGGTCAATTGGTACAAATAATAAGCACATTTTAAATGCTGACCAGCAAAAATCTTTTGCTAAGTGTCCAAACGTGTTGATCATAGCCCAAATATAGAGGTTGCAATTCTGTCAAGCTTGTGGCTTGGTAAAACTTTTTCAATATTCCCGTGGAGCTTCCACAGGTAAGTGGACACATTGGGTAAATAACAAATCAGGTCCCATCTGAAGTTCCTCTTCCAAGGCAATGGCATCAGGCACCCCAGTTTTATTGAATACAACAGTTGTTTCTATGACCGTTGGAATCCTTGAAGCGGAGCCGCATTTTAGGACGGTACTTCTCCAGGTACAGAAGTTGCTTGCTGTTAAAAGCTCCGCGCCGCTTTTGTCTTATGAATTGTACTGCATCTTCATATTTCATTCCACCTTCAATTAATGCTAGGGCAACAAGCACCGGAGCTCTGCCAAGGCCTGCGACACAATGGACAGCAATACAGCAACCAGGTTCTTCACGAAACTTAATCTTCACAAGACTTAACCAGTCATCAACAATCTGGTTGGATGGTGGTGCACCATCATCAAAAGGCCAGTCAAGAACATGAATGCCTTCTTTCTCCACAAGAGTGGTGTCGTAAGTTGCTTCGCATACTCTTACTATTGTGGTAACTCCATACTTCTTAAGTTCCTCTATAAATTTGTTTAAGGTCGCATTGGTTGGATTGTGTGTAATAAGAAATCTCATGTTCTTGTATGTGACTTCCACAGGAGCAGGGCGGTTCATTCGAGCCATgttaatttagtttaaaaaaacacCCAATAGGgttatgaaagaattaaaaaattgaatacaGAAATGATtccaaacaaaaactgaaaaccaaaccaaaacaaaacaaaataaaaaaccaaaacaaaaccaaaaaacaacctgAAGTCTACTTCAATATTCAATATACTCCACTTGAAATTCTCAGTGCTTTGAGTATGAGTCGGGGGAAACGGGCAATGAAATGAACCTCCTCACAAGAAGCAGTGACTCTTCAATCCAGGAATACTGAGGCGATACAAAGGAAGTGCACTGAGGTTTACCCCATCCAGGTCTGAGCTCTTGGAAAATGCTCTGCAGATTTCAATTCAACACGACTGTGTCCAGGCTATCCACTCTTATGGGGGCTTCTTGGTGGAGTAGTAATGAATTTCTACAGTTCACTTGTCTGCATAGAGGTCGTGCTGTGCCTGGCAGTAGTCTCCACTGCCCTTCAGAAACTCCATAAATGTGTGACCGAGAACACCACAGAACTGAGGAATATGTCTACTCATTGAAGATTGTGGCCTAATCATACAGCCGATCCCGAGGCGGCGCAGGCGGCGGCGGCAGGGCAGGCGGCGATGGGCGTCGCGGGGCGGCGGCGGCGATCTCTCCTACCAATCTTATTCCTCTAAACAGACAGGTCGACATCAATACACGGACACATGACATGAACTATGACATCcccaaaggaaaataataattctCTAGGAATAGTTCTAAACTTGAGGGAAATCTATGAAattcccaaaacaaaataaaaaataatgacccTACAGACAcaaggaaatacagaaagacaaaaccaaaaataaaatgagaaaaaacaatTCAGAAGAGGGTGGGAAATCCACCAGAGACAGAAGTCTTAGAGCTAAAActttaataaatgaaacaaaaggagAACTTCCAAAATAGACCAcaacaaggaagagaaagaaattctgAACCGAAGATGTATCTTTTAAATTACCCAGTGATTgagacaaaaggaagagaagaaaagagaatgaagaagctACAAGACTTATGAACCATCATGCAGCAAACTGGTATTTTCACTTCAGGCATTCCAGAGGtgacagaaaggaggaaagacttTGAGAAATGATCTTCATGAACTAAACACCCAAATGTTCCAAACtccaaatacatatgcacatttagATGTAAAATGCTTAAAGGACCAACTAGGTTCAACCAAAATAGATGAAAAAATATTGTAGTGAGATGTTAAAAAGTAATCTTAAAACTAACAAGAGAGGGTCTTAAGTCCATAGAAGAGGGAATTCCATTAGACTTCCAACAAAAAGCAGTCAGAAGAAAATGGGATGACATAGCAAAGGTCC
Proteins encoded in this window:
- the LOC116903832 gene encoding protein tyrosine phosphatase type IVA 1 — encoded protein: MARMNRPAPVEVTYKNMRFLITHNPTNATLNKFIEELKKYGVTTIVRVCEATYDTTLVEKEGIHVLDWPFDDGAPPSNQIVDDWLSLVKIKFREEPGCCIAVHCVAGLGRAPVLVALALIEGGMKYEDAVQFIRQKRRGAFNSKQLLYLEKYRPKMRLRFKDSNGHRNNCCIQ